Within the Deinococcus sp. Leaf326 genome, the region ATTTCTCAGGATCGCTACGCCGTTCCCGGAATTGACGATACCCAGTGTCGTGACAGCGCTTTGCCGGTTGAGGTTGAAGCTCAGATTGGCCTGGGTCCGACCGTTCGTCACGAACAATGGAATACGGAAGGCATAATTGGCGAGGACCGTATTCGTGATCTGTTCCGCGGCGTTGGCAGGATCGGGCTTCGGGGCCTTCGGCACAGCGGTCAGAACCAGCCGGTAGGCGGAATCCAAGTCTTCCCCGCGCAGGCGTACTGCCACCCGGACCGTCTGAGAACGGCCGGGTAGAACGACGAACTTTTGAGGACTGACGATGACGTCGCGACTCGGTTCCAGGACGTCCTGACCGTCTCTCTGGGTCCATTTCAGGACCTCGGCCGTGAAGTCCATAGGTTCCGAATCCTGATTGGTGACCTGCGTCGAAGTCGTGGAGCTTCGATTTGTACTGACCTTGAGCAGCGTGGGATTGAAAAGCAGTTTGACTGCTTCGGATCTTCCACATGTTCCCAGGAGCAGACAAATCAGCAGTGTGGTTCTCAAAGGACTCATTGCACTCCCAACGATACGGCAAAAGACGGATTCGGGGCGTAGACTGATCTACG harbors:
- a CDS encoding molecular chaperone, whose translation is MSPLRTTLLICLLLGTCGRSEAVKLLFNPTLLKVSTNRSSTTSTQVTNQDSEPMDFTAEVLKWTQRDGQDVLEPSRDVIVSPQKFVVLPGRSQTVRVAVRLRGEDLDSAYRLVLTAVPKAPKPDPANAAEQITNTVLANYAFRIPLFVTNGRTQANLSFNLNRQSAVTTLGIVNSGNGVAILRNIAVSSAAGKKVLGNTYVLPQSTREITVEGGVAGTQKAFVSYEEGGESRSKEISTASP